The following proteins are encoded in a genomic region of Candidatus Cloacimonadota bacterium:
- the tuf gene encoding elongation factor Tu (EF-Tu; promotes GTP-dependent binding of aminoacyl-tRNA to the A-site of ribosomes during protein biosynthesis; when the tRNA anticodon matches the mRNA codon, GTP hydrolysis results; the inactive EF-Tu-GDP leaves the ribosome and release of GDP is promoted by elongation factor Ts; many prokaryotes have two copies of the gene encoding EF-Tu), whose product SGYRPQFYFRTTDVTGTLTLPEGVEMVMPGDKVSIKAELITPIAMEKGLRYAIREGGRTIGAGVVGDIQE is encoded by the coding sequence TCAGTGGATATAGACCACAGTTCTATTTCCGAACAACCGACGTAACCGGAACCTTGACCCTTCCCGAAGGCGTGGAGATGGTAATGCCAGGCGATAAAGTATCGATCAAGGCAGAACTGATTACCCCGATCGCAATGGAAAAAGGTCTTCGTTATGCAATCCGCGAAGGTGGAAGAACTATCGGTGCCGGCGTTGTTGGCGATATCCAAGAATAA
- the rpmG gene encoding 50S ribosomal protein L33 — MREIIILACEECKNRNYTTKKNRRTHPERVTFKKFCPKCRKHTEHKQTR; from the coding sequence ATGAGAGAAATAATTATCCTGGCTTGCGAAGAATGCAAAAATAGAAACTACACAACTAAGAAGAACAGAAGAACTCATCCTGAAAGAGTTACTTTCAAAAAATTCTGTCCTAAGTGTAGAAAGCATACTGAGCATAAACAAACCAGATAG
- the secE gene encoding preprotein translocase subunit SecE, whose product MFKKITDFFKSVYSEMKYVNWPSRDDIKEGTTVVILMSAIVAVFLSLVDAAFGFLIRNLLLG is encoded by the coding sequence ATGTTCAAAAAAATTACAGATTTTTTCAAAAGTGTTTATTCAGAAATGAAATACGTTAACTGGCCTTCCAGAGACGACATTAAAGAAGGTACTACCGTAGTTATTCTGATGTCTGCAATCGTAGCTGTTTTCTTATCATTAGTCGATGCAGCTTTCGGATTTTTAATTCGAAACCTGTTATTGGGTTAA
- the nusG gene encoding transcription termination/antitermination protein NusG codes for MNWYVVHTYASHEFKIKEAIEKGTQGTKLEKNLGQILIPTQKTFHIRDGKKVEREKKLFNSYIIIEADLTPEFISFVVGLPGVTHFLGHGKKPIALSEAEINRLLGISDRDKSETEDFDFLPGDMVKITSGPFSDFDGVIDKVSEDKQKLTVKVTVFGRVTPVEVKSDQIEIL; via the coding sequence ATGAATTGGTATGTCGTTCATACTTACGCTTCCCACGAATTCAAGATCAAAGAAGCTATAGAAAAAGGTACGCAAGGTACAAAGTTGGAAAAGAATTTAGGACAAATCCTGATTCCAACTCAAAAGACCTTTCATATCCGAGATGGGAAAAAAGTAGAACGAGAAAAGAAATTATTTAACAGCTACATTATTATAGAAGCTGACCTGACACCGGAATTTATCTCTTTTGTAGTGGGCTTGCCAGGAGTAACGCATTTCCTGGGACATGGAAAAAAACCCATTGCGCTTTCCGAAGCTGAGATCAATCGACTTCTGGGAATTTCAGATCGTGATAAATCTGAAACAGAAGATTTTGACTTCCTGCCAGGAGATATGGTAAAAATCACATCCGGCCCATTTAGCGACTTTGATGGTGTAATCGACAAAGTGAGTGAAGACAAGCAGAAACTTACAGTAAAAGTAACAGTTTTTGGTCGTGTTACACCTGTCGAAGTAAAATCAGATCAGATCGAAATTCTGTAG
- the rplK gene encoding 50S ribosomal protein L11 has translation MAKPKDTVQVVKLQLPAGKATPAPPVGPALGQAGINIGEFCKSFNDKTKDSPGMIFPVVIYVKKNKSYTYYIKTPPAAVLIKKEAGLAKGSGVPNIEKVGKITKAQVKKIAEMKMVDLNAYDLRGAMRMIEGTARNMGVEVVD, from the coding sequence ATGGCAAAACCTAAAGATACAGTACAAGTTGTAAAACTTCAACTTCCAGCCGGAAAAGCTACTCCGGCACCTCCTGTAGGACCGGCGTTAGGCCAGGCTGGAATTAATATTGGTGAATTTTGTAAATCATTCAATGATAAAACAAAAGATTCACCAGGCATGATCTTTCCAGTTGTTATCTATGTTAAGAAAAATAAATCTTATACATACTACATCAAAACACCACCAGCAGCCGTGCTGATTAAAAAAGAAGCCGGTCTTGCTAAAGGTTCTGGAGTTCCAAATATAGAAAAAGTTGGAAAGATTACCAAAGCACAAGTAAAAAAGATTGCTGAAATGAAAATGGTAGATCTAAACGCATACGACCTGCGCGGTGCAATGCGTATGATAGAAGGTACTGCAAGAAATATGGGAGTGGAAGTAGTAGATTAA
- the rplA gene encoding 50S ribosomal protein L1: MASKRYRKAQSMIDKTKRYELTEAVEILKSFPTSKFDETVEVHMNLGVDPRKADQQIRNSLVLPHGSGKQVTVLVFAEGDKAEEAKKAGADYVGVDEYVEKIQSGWMEFDVVIATPNLMGKIGRLGRVLGPRGLMPNPKVGTVTMDIEKAVNDSKGGKVTYRVDKFSNLHIIAGKISFEAQQLKENLLAIIAAIMRERPAALKGIFIRSIAITSTMGPAIKLDIPSVTLEAKK; the protein is encoded by the coding sequence ATGGCTAGTAAAAGGTACCGAAAAGCTCAATCGATGATCGACAAAACGAAACGTTATGAACTGACGGAAGCAGTAGAAATATTAAAAAGCTTTCCGACATCGAAGTTTGATGAGACAGTAGAAGTTCATATGAATCTTGGGGTCGATCCTCGAAAAGCTGATCAACAGATTCGAAACTCTCTGGTTTTACCACATGGAAGTGGAAAACAGGTAACAGTCCTGGTTTTTGCTGAAGGTGACAAAGCTGAAGAAGCGAAAAAAGCTGGTGCCGATTATGTTGGCGTAGATGAATACGTAGAGAAGATCCAGTCCGGCTGGATGGAATTCGACGTTGTAATTGCTACACCAAATTTAATGGGAAAAATTGGACGTTTGGGACGTGTTCTCGGACCTCGTGGTCTTATGCCGAATCCAAAAGTAGGCACGGTGACCATGGATATTGAAAAGGCAGTGAACGATTCAAAAGGTGGAAAAGTTACTTATCGTGTAGACAAGTTTTCAAATCTGCACATAATAGCAGGAAAAATAAGTTTTGAAGCTCAACAATTGAAAGAAAATCTTCTGGCAATTATTGCTGCTATCATGCGTGAAAGACCTGCAGCTCTTAAAGGAATTTTCATCAGAAGTATTGCAATCACTTCCACAATGGGCCCTGCAATAAAACTTGATATCCCATCGGTAACACTAGAAGCAAAGAAGTAG
- the rplJ gene encoding 50S ribosomal protein L10 translates to MAQQYKIEEVQKIKERLENAKSIVLVDYKGINIEEVDELRNRFRNAEVDYFISKNTFIKIALNDLGIKELDSYLVGPTAVASCKEDEVAPARELKKFNKEVMEEKDFPKFKIGFVAGKVMDVDKLNQLADLPSKEALLSMVLQGFNAPISGLVGVLHGVLRKFVYAVDAVAKEKEKN, encoded by the coding sequence ATGGCACAACAATATAAAATTGAAGAAGTACAGAAAATTAAAGAAAGACTGGAAAATGCCAAATCGATCGTCCTGGTTGATTACAAAGGAATTAATATCGAAGAAGTTGATGAACTTCGTAACAGATTCAGAAATGCAGAAGTTGATTATTTCATTTCCAAGAACACATTCATTAAAATTGCTTTGAATGATCTTGGCATTAAAGAACTGGATTCTTATCTGGTCGGACCAACTGCAGTGGCTTCTTGTAAAGAAGATGAAGTAGCACCTGCACGTGAATTGAAGAAATTCAATAAAGAGGTCATGGAAGAAAAAGACTTTCCAAAGTTTAAAATTGGATTCGTAGCCGGCAAAGTGATGGACGTTGATAAATTGAACCAATTAGCAGATTTACCAAGCAAAGAAGCTCTTCTATCTATGGTTCTGCAGGGATTCAACGCTCCTATCTCAGGCTTGGTCGGTGTTCTACATGGCGTTTTAAGAAAATTTGTATATGCGGTTGATGCCGTAGCCAAAGAAAAAGAAAAAAATTAA
- the rplL gene encoding 50S ribosomal protein L7/L12 — protein sequence MADKKQQVIDIIKEMTVIELSELVKELEELFGVTAAAPVAVAAAGAAPAAEEAEEKTEFTVMLTGAGAKKIQAIKVVRAITKLGLKEAKELVDGAPNPIVENVSKEEAEQIKAQVEEAGATVEIK from the coding sequence ATGGCTGATAAAAAACAACAAGTTATTGATATCATTAAAGAAATGACAGTTATCGAACTTTCTGAACTTGTGAAAGAACTCGAGGAATTGTTTGGTGTTACTGCTGCAGCTCCTGTAGCTGTTGCCGCAGCTGGTGCTGCTCCTGCAGCTGAAGAAGCTGAAGAAAAAACTGAATTTACAGTAATGTTAACTGGTGCTGGTGCTAAGAAGATCCAAGCTATCAAGGTAGTAAGAGCTATCACAAAACTTGGTCTTAAAGAAGCAAAAGAATTAGTTGATGGCGCTCCAAACCCCATCGTTGAAAACGTATCAAAAGAAGAAGCTGAGCAAATTAAAGCTCAGGTTGAAGAAGCTGGAGCAACAGTAGAAATCAAATAA